The Corallococcus silvisoli genome contains the following window.
TGTCGATGGACTCCGCCCGAGCGAACGCGTCCAGGCGCTCGTGGATGAGGCCCGCGACGCGGCGGAGCATCCGCGAGCGCTCCGCCGCGGGCAGCGCGGACCACGCGGGGAAGGCCCGGCCCGCGGCCTCCACGGCGGACTGCACGTCCGCCTCGCGCGAGTCCGGCACGTGCGCGTACAGCCGGCCCGTCGCTGGCTCCGGCTTGTCCAGCCACTGGCCGCCCGCCGCGGGCACCAGCTCGCCACCGATGTAGTTGAGGACCTTTTCCAAGGCAGCTCCCTCCTGGGCAGACGCGCGGCAATGTATGTCGCGCCCGTCCACCGCCTCCAGGATTCCGAGCGCTGGACGTCGGGTGGCGCTCGCTTGCGCGGTCGTTCGCCTCCCAGCGACTCCGGGACCCGCTCCACCGGTGAATCCTTGGTGGAATTGCGGGCCGGGCATGGAAATGTTCCGCGTCATGACCTCGACAGCGGACGTGGTGGCCCTGGCTCGGATTCTGGACGCGGCGCGGCGCGAGCGGCGGGAGGTGCCTCCCTTGACGCATGCGCACCCCCAGCTGTCCGTGCCGGACGGCTACGCGGTGCAGGCGGAGGGCATCCGGCTGCGCGAGGCCCAGGGCGAGCGGGTGGTGGGCCTGAAGATGGGCTTCACGTCGGAGGCGAAGCGCCAGCAGATGAACCTGGGCTCGCCCATCTTCGGCGTGCTCACGGACCGGATGCGCGTGCGGGCGGGGGGGACGGTGAGCGTGGGCGCGGGCATCCACCCGCGCATCGAGCCGGAGATCGCCTTCCGCACGTCGCGCGAGCTGAAGGGGGCCGTGACGCGCGACGAGGTGCTGGACGCGTGCGACGCCGTCTTCGCGGCGATGGAGGTGCTGGACTCGCGCTTCGTGGGCTTCAAGTACTTCAGCCTGCCGGACGTGGTGGCGGACAACGCGTCGTCGTCGCTGTTCGTGCCCGGCACCCTGGAGCGCGGCCCGCGCGACCTGGACCTCACGCGGCTCCAGATGCGCATGGAGGTGAACGGGAAGGTGGAGGGCGAGGCGCGCTCGGACGCCATCTCCGGAGACCCGGTGGTGTCCCTCATCCAGCTGTGCGCGCTGCTGGCGGAGCGCGGTCAGGTGCTGCCCGCGGGGAGCCTGGTGCTGTCGGGCGCGGCCACCGCCGCCTACCTGATGAAGCCCGGCGACCAGGTGCGGCTCACCGTGGACGGGCTGGGCACGGTGGAGGTGTCCGCGGTGGAGTAGGGCGGCCCTTCAATACAGCAGGCCGTTGCGCGGCTGGAGGGGCGGGGGCAGCGCTGACTCGCCCAGCATCTGGCGCAGGTTGATCTCGATGGTGCGGCACAGCGCCGTCATGGGCGTGTCGCTGACGCCATCCTCGAAGGGGTCCTCCACGTCGCGTCCCACCGCGTCCAGGGCGATGAAGAGGAACGCGATGATGGCGGTGACGAGCGGCGTGAGCACGCCCAGGTCCGCGACGACGCCCAGGGGCAGCAGGGTGAGGTAGGCGCGCACCATGGCGCGCGGGAGGATGTCGTACTGGCGGGGGAGGGGCGTGTTCTTGATGCGCTCGCACGCGCCCAGCTGGTCGGTCAGGTCCGAGAGCGTCTTGTCCATCGCCACGCGCATGTAGACCTTCTCCGGGTGCTGGACGTCGCTGTAGATGCGGCGCAGGCGCGTGCCCATCCACAGCAGGATGGAGGCGGGCACGTTCTGCTCGCCGCGCAGCGCCTCCAGCACGGACGGGCGGAAGAACGGCGTGATCTCCGGGAAGGGGTCCTGCCGCCGCAGGTGGCAGCGCAGCGCGTTCACGAAGCCCATCTGCGCGTAGACCAGCTCGCGGGCGTCCTCGGTGATGCCGGTGATGATGCCCCGGGGCGCGTTCCACTCCGACGGTGGGTGGATGAACGAGGCCAGATGCGGGCGGGGGGCGTCCGGGTCGCGCAGGTCGCGCGCGCGGCCGGAGTGGTCGCGCACGGCGCCGTCACCCACCTTGGCCCAGGCGGGGGCCAGGGCGGGCCCGTCTGGCTGCACGGCCGTCCGGACCAGCCGCGACGCGGTGGAGGGCGTCTCCGGGGTGCCGTCGCTGCGCTGGGCCCGGGGCGCGGGCAGGAAGGTCAGGACCTGCCGGGCGAGCGTGCGCGAGGAGTTCACCAGCCCTCCCCAGAGGGTGCGCGCCTCCCACCAGCGCTCGTAGGCGGAGTTGTTGCGGAAGGCGAGCAGCACGCCCAGCGCCGCGGCGAGCAGCGACACCGGCAGCGCGGGGACCGACAGCCACTTGGCGCCCAGCACCTCGTAGCCCAGGGCGATGGCCAGCGCGACGATGACGTGGGTGACGACGGGGCGTCCCGTGTAGCGGAGGATGATCCGCCAGGACAACATCCGACCGACGATCATCGCGCGGGGTTCCTTGCCGGGGCGTGCTGCGTGCGGCTTCGGATCTAGTGATGCCCCCGGGGCGCGGCAACGCGGCGCCTTTCGTGCGCGTCCACCAGCTCCTCCACGCTTCGTCCGCACGCCCGGCGAGCGTGCGGAACCCGACGGACCGCCCGCGCCGGCGTCAGGCCCGTGACTTGGAGAACACGAGGTTCGTGCCCGCCCCCGGCACCGTCACGGTGAAGGTGCGCTCCACCGTCGCCAGGCCGTTGCCCCCGCGCGCCGCCAGCTCCAGGAAGAACGCGCCGGTCGCCTTGAGATGGAAGGACTGGGCCCACGACTGGGACAGGGCCTTGAACGCGCCGTTGAAGACCGCGGGCGAGCGCTGCTCGTTGTTGCGCAGGTCCAGGAGTCCCGCGCGCAGGTCGCGCCACTTGGACACCGTGCCGGGGTTCTTCTGGATGACCTCCGCGAACGTCAGCATCCCGTCGCCCAGCTGCCCTTCGGTGTGGGCGAAGCGTCCGACGAGGGGGTTGTTCTTGAGGGACGCGGCGGCCGTCCTGGCCGCGTCGGCCGCGGACCAGTTCTGCTCCAGGTAGGACTTCCAGAGGGGCGCGTAGATCGACTCGCGCACGGCGGGGCGGTCGCGGCACGGCACGGCGTACCAGGGCAGCGCCCGTCCCAGCGCGCGGG
Protein-coding sequences here:
- a CDS encoding bestrophin family protein, yielding MIVGRMLSWRIILRYTGRPVVTHVIVALAIALGYEVLGAKWLSVPALPVSLLAAALGVLLAFRNNSAYERWWEARTLWGGLVNSSRTLARQVLTFLPAPRAQRSDGTPETPSTASRLVRTAVQPDGPALAPAWAKVGDGAVRDHSGRARDLRDPDAPRPHLASFIHPPSEWNAPRGIITGITEDARELVYAQMGFVNALRCHLRRQDPFPEITPFFRPSVLEALRGEQNVPASILLWMGTRLRRIYSDVQHPEKVYMRVAMDKTLSDLTDQLGACERIKNTPLPRQYDILPRAMVRAYLTLLPLGVVADLGVLTPLVTAIIAFLFIALDAVGRDVEDPFEDGVSDTPMTALCRTIEINLRQMLGESALPPPLQPRNGLLY
- a CDS encoding 2-keto-4-pentenoate hydratase, with product MTSTADVVALARILDAARRERREVPPLTHAHPQLSVPDGYAVQAEGIRLREAQGERVVGLKMGFTSEAKRQQMNLGSPIFGVLTDRMRVRAGGTVSVGAGIHPRIEPEIAFRTSRELKGAVTRDEVLDACDAVFAAMEVLDSRFVGFKYFSLPDVVADNASSSLFVPGTLERGPRDLDLTRLQMRMEVNGKVEGEARSDAISGDPVVSLIQLCALLAERGQVLPAGSLVLSGAATAAYLMKPGDQVRLTVDGLGTVEVSAVE